In the Pleurodeles waltl isolate 20211129_DDA chromosome 3_1, aPleWal1.hap1.20221129, whole genome shotgun sequence genome, AAACTCCTAAACAAAAGTACAAATACATCTGCGAACTGCACGCTCATAGATGGAACCTGTTAGTATCTTGATTAATTAATCATTTTTTATTATAGACTTGGGCTTAAGTATTATCCATGTGTTTCTTTTTATAGGCTAGGCATCAACCCAGTTGATGTTGACACCACAATCTTATAAGTTAAGCACCATATTCACAAGCGGCTTGCGTCGCCATTGcataacttttttgacgcaccaaCAATGCAAGCTACAAGCCCAAATCTACCAGGCCACCGAAGCAATTTTacttggctttacatggccttgtagagttcaatgggtgttgcagagCGTGTttgcacgcaacacccatggattttgacacattccccgatttacaagtatttgtaaacctgggaatgcattaaaagcaGGAGAaaggtggcacaacaaggagaaatacttttatttctcctctatTTTGCAGGAGACCTAGAAAGAGGACAATGCCTCTGGTGATTGATTTTGTGGCGGAagacgtcccttcctgcacaaaaacaatcatccccgcaacgcagacacccttgaaccctgatgcaagggtgcctgatttggcgcatggcagctcattgtgcaccagcacgggggaaaaggacagaaatgtgctgtatcttgtacatAAGGCTCATTCCTGCACTTTTCTTTTGATGGAGGATAGCGCAgtaagaaggcttgtggtgctgcccaGCGTCAAAACAATGTAAATATGCCTTTAATATTGCATGCATATCTGGGGCACGTTATTTAAAATCAGCCTGCAGAGAATAATGCCAAATAATTCCGGTTCACTCATTGCACCCATTCATACTTTATTCCACATGGGAAACCTTCCATTGCCTTTGCTCTTTTGAATCTATCGAGCTATAAACTCTATTCACTGAGGCAAATGCCTTTTCTACGAAATGTTAAAGTTAAATTTGACCTTTGACCTTATATTAACTCACCAGACTCCATTTCATATCTTAGAAAAATATAGACTCGGCCAGCTAATGTGTTCTCCTGAGTTCATGAGTCTTGAGGGCCCAATGGTTTGTCGCAACATTCAAGACGGTGTTCACATCTAACTCATGCGTTGAAGCCAGTCCGTCTTTGCTTGTCCTCAATATTAAAGTGCTTCAGGGAATAACCTCTAATACAGAAGTATTGCCACTAAATGAATAATTTGGAGCCAAAGGGGACAACCACTGAAGAGATAAGACATGTTAGCATTGAATGAACATGTAGCAATGCTACAAGGCAAGTGTGTCCAATGTAGATCCAAGATGGTCGGCCCCATGCCTGATTTTCAAGATAACCCCTGACCTTGTAAGTTTTCATCCAGTTTCATCATAGGGATTTCTATTTTATTTGGATTTCCCGCGAAGCTGATATGAATCAGGACCTTATGGGACTACATTGTGCATCCTTGCTTTATGCGCTTAACCCAACATCACTCTTGGTGTGCTTCATCATATTGTCAGGAACACTATTTAGAGACTGGGGATTTGTACTGGTAGAATTATCTGTGCAAATCCTCCCTCCGCCATACTACCCACACGATACCAATGGATGCACATCAATAGTTTGTAATTTGGAGATTAATAATTTTGACCTGGAAACCCATCCTCAATTCTAGAAAAAATCAGTACAAACAAAACACACTAACAAGCCTGTTTCCACCACCACAATACTTTTCAAAGACAACTCACATTACATTCAAATGAAGAAACATGAGGCAGACCTCAAATGTGCTCATTTATTGAGTTTCTAAGCCATCTACAGTTAATCAACTAAGTAACTTTTACTGCAAGTGCTGAAACATCCTCTTAATTATGTACACAGTTGACAAATCCATTTATTTTCTTGCCAGAGCTCTACTTATGGCTCACACGAAGGAAAATTCACAAACAaggaaagggaaacacactttTACAAATAATGGCATCGACCCACAGTGGATTTTTTGAATTATACAACAACGTGTAAACGAGGTAAGCTGTGAAGTGTTCAGAACACACAAACTGCGATAAAGCAATGTTTTGTGGTAATGTCTTTCTTACAGGATATATCGGCATTCTTAAATTCTTAAATGATTTCACCATTGAGTGGACTGTGCAGTTGCCCATGAAGTGATCATTACCCAATTTTTATATGGTGAGGACTTTTGCACTTGTGTAAGGCAATTGTacattttctaacattttctaaaaATTCCCAAGCCAATAAATGAATGTGGTCTCCCACTCTCTGATGTGACTGGAAAGTTCATCTGGATTCACAGTGTGATTGGTCACTAGATGTCCAAATGTTGTCAGGAGACTCACTGCATTTTGGGTAGGTGGACGGGAGGTACCCCAACATTTGGATTATTGTCAGCCTCACAATTTTTTTTGTTGGGTTGGATCATTATTGTGGCTGACCTGCAAGGATTAGACCGATCACATAACCCAGACCAATAAATACCCAAATCACTACTGAGGAGGGCAGACTGGCAGCTGTCATACCACCAGCCACCTTCATTCTCCTCAGCACAGTTGCGTTTCCACCTGTCATTATCCAAGTCGTTGGTAGTGAACTTCATGTTGTCGTGGACCCCGGTTTCATTCATGACAGTAAGTGCATCACCAGCATTGCCGGAATAGTCTCCCAGGCGCAGAGCATACCCATTCCTCTCACTATCCACTCTAAAGCTATGGTAGTCAGCATTACGGGTTTGCCCTTTTGAGTCAACAATTGAGAACCGGACGGAGAATCCATTCTGCCTGGTTAGGAGGTAAATAAACTCATTGCCGAGCCTGTGGTTGCCCGTCGGATTCCCAAACCCAAATTTATAGAAGTCCCATGGTTGGGACCACTGCAATTGTTCATCACGGTTGTTTCGCAGTAGAACTGTCCAGCCGCCTCCATCTGTGAGCAAATCACAGTAGACTATCAGCGGGGGACCAAATTTTGGCTTAATGACGTAGAGTCCACTGCTTCTTTGGCCACGCAAGTAAGCGTCTCTGCAGTCTTTTGGGAAGTATTCTGTGAAAAGGAACAACAAAGGCTACATTTATTACAATAATTCAAGTGTACTGTAGAGATTGCAATCAGTGACATGTATTCTTGTCTGCACATCAGCTTGCATATATTCCTACGAAAAACCACGGGCATTTTCCATCAAGATCATGTTGTTCAATTTAAAGTTACAATTATCAAATGAACACCAACAAGCACATAAAACTAGAGTATTTCCAAGTGTCAGGCACAAACTAGGGATTTAAACTGATAGAACCATGTATGCAAATCATCAAGTCGATTAGTCTCTCAAAGTAATAGATTTTTCAGCCCAATTCAATGGTAGTTATTCAATTGATTTCACATGGAAGGAAGgtgacacacagatctctgcaacaGGAGCTAGATGCACTGAGCTCGCTTACCACCAGCTGACAGTTACCACACCTAGGCcgatatttattttaaagtgacgcagcacagtgctgcaacaaaaatagcagcgccacgctgcgccactttaaaaacgcaggggtgcgccttAATTAGAGAAATACGgcccacccctgcatttccccctgcgctggtgctgaattaagctacctagtgccaacgcaggcatccttgcactatagtgcaaggatgtctgcgttgagggggtagattgtttgtgtgcaggaaggcgtcccttcctgcacataaacaatctataatggtgatttggcacttctatgtgtgctgcaaaatgcagcacacatagaagtaccaaagcatcattttgaatgattgtttatgtgcaggaaggtgtcccttcctgcacataaacaatcttctatggcattttgcttcttctatgtgagcagcacatatagaaaaagcaaaaaacgaggaggaataaaagcattcctcctcattttgccatgttaCGCCACACCTgggatggcgttagtttttggcagtgcctcaggtttatgacaactcgtaaatctggggcagcgtcaaaagaaatggttgttgctgtggaacacccattgcatgcccctctgacgcagaaaactgcatcggaggggcctatatttagaaggaggcgtaacgccacaaaaaagtggcgttacacctctttGTAATTATGGAGCAATgcttagtgccaccagagcgtcacgaaaagtgctctccggtggcgctaggggctcttaaatatgccccaagtacATTGCAATCTCTTCATGCTCCTCATCAGCCATTCATTCATGGTATGGTGCTGTTGGAAAATTCTTAGTTCTGCAGAATGTTGTGCATTGGTACAAAGGAGGGAAAATAAAGTGAGCCATGGCCAGGATTTCATCACACCATGTGTGTTGCTGGGTAGTGATGTTGGTATTCACTGTATTGTGTTAACCTACTTATAAAAACCAATATATCATGATTTTCTTAGATTGTTGGGAGGTACTGTACTGAATTTGGATGTATGAATCACTTTCCCAACTGGAAAGTCTGATTGCTATTGCAATCACGTGCTCATATATGTTTTGTCAATCACAATATATCCTTTGTGTTGTTCATATTGATGCTATGCAACTAGTATGGCCGCTCTTTTGTTTACTTTCGGCCCCAGGTAAGGCCTCTATCTGGTGCCAGAACGTACGGGATGGCCATGACGCATTACATTCCGTAATAAACACTTTTCTCTTTGCAGTGATGAGGTGCCTGCCTCATCCTTCTCAAAGAAGAACGTTTTTGGATTCTTGTGGGAGTCGGATAGGTGATGAGCAGAGTTGCAAAGAGGCGTGAACTCTCCAACAGGTGCATCCCTGAAGactcaaatacacacatatattatTTGTTTTCAGTATAATATTCCCAATAAATTGGCAAATTATGCGATGGATTTTGAAATGAGTCCCTATCTCACTAGGAAAGGCCCACGAGAGAATTGTATGATGGAAATGTTTGTGAGCAGAAGCTATTTTCCCATTGGTTTGTAGTGTTattggcagtccacagaagacggTGAGTTGAAGACAAAAAGAGAACCCCAAGTTCCAAACTGGCCACTTTCGTTTTCCCAGTGTCTTTAACAGCCAAGTGACCTTTCCAGGAAATGTGGGTGACATTTTTACAATGAGAGCCGGTGATACTGTAGATTCTATAGAAATCTCTGTTCGCCCAGGTTTTGTACCTGGAAAGgatcagtgggtggaatgttctaatagcattatagCCCATCTGCATTGGGCTATAACAGTTgttaaaggctctcacccttgttATAGGCCCTTGACTTCGGGTTCAGACCTTTAACCGTGGTTATTGCCATCTCCAGCCCTTCCTAATGCCTAATTCGATTATGGAAATGATGACCCTCCAGCCTAGAGAATGCACCTTCAGAATACTTTAATATCTGCTAGAGGTCCTTAAGGGGATCGGCATCGTATAGTCACCCCAAGCCTGTTTGCTTTCAGAGTACGATGATCTTGGTCAGTCCGTTTTTTCAAAATGAAGAGCGTTTTTTGCATATTGGTAGCCTGAGTGAAAGGAAAGAGAGGCAGACAGTCGCACGTAGGAAAAGGAGAGTTCGAGGCCTACGAGgaagaaaagggagggagggagatgggCAGAATATGTGAAAACTGAGTATTTAGCATGTGGGGGGCAGTAAAAGCAGAGACAAGTTTATGAAGAGGAAGAAACGCTAAGAGAGGGGCACGCAGAGACGTGAGAgggtctcacacatacaaagggaATGGAAGAGAGAAGGAGACACTTGGAGGAAGTCAAAGAAGAGAGCTAGATTTGCAAAGAGAGTGAGACAAAACTAAGGCGTGCAAACGAAGTGTTGGGAGGGATTCAGACGTGCAGTAAAAGTAATGTGAGAGAGTGAGGTGAGACAAGAATATAGGTGAAAGAAAAGAGGCATCGGTTTAAAGAGAGTATGAGATCTGCCGAGGGAGAAAAAAGGAGACCAATGAATGTGGTGAGGTGAGCGAGTGAATCGTGTGTAGCGAGTAAAGAGTGGCTATAGCACGTTCAGAGAAAGTGAAGGCAGAGAGTAATGAAAACGTAAAAGGGGTGAAGGGACCGAGCGAGACAAGCAGAGCATTGAAAGGAGGGAGAGCGAGCTATGTTGACGCTGGCGTGGGAGAAAGTGGTTAATGCACTAGATTAAGAGACATTGAGAGGAGATAGAAGGAGAGAGCAAGAGATGCTCATGGACTGAAAGGAGAAAGTAAGGCATATGGAGGGATGGATGGGCAGAGCGAGGGAAGCGGGGGAACAGAAGGAGAGAGCGAGAAATGCAGAAAGAGTGAAAGGTTAGAATGAGATCTGTGGGGGAGGAACTAAGTAAACATGTGAGGAATTGAAAAACCAGGCGAGACACTATAGAAGCAATATATCGTCATTTAACCCgcaacccccaaccccactggaCAGGACGCTCTTAAAAGGTGTCATCCAGTGAaaaaccacttcactgtacccaGCCCAGCAGCAGCTATGATCACTCACGATGACACTGAATATCCCTCTGCTTGGTGATATCCCTCTGGGGTTTCAGTCCCAATGTGGGCCTGCAACCCTAAAAAGAGTAAGGCGATGACTCCCAGGCTTACACCTACCCTTTTCGCAGATAATCCCACAGAGAAGGCGTGTAGGGCTGTTCCCCTTAACTGTACACCTGCAGGAAGATGCCCAACTGCCATACTTTTCACTCTTGGAAGAGGAATTTATGGTTGAAAAATGGTGGAAATCCTCACCCGGTGAGTCAGCTTTGGGGAATTGGGAGGGGCTTGGGTTTTACACAATGCGTTATCATGCCCCGATCCGAGTTCTGTGTGTCAGATTGGGGGCAAAACGTGGTAAAGCTGCATACGTCTTCCCCCTTTTTGAGCTGAAAACTGAGAATCTTGACTTTTTGTTCTGTACAAATGTTGCCACGTTTGAACCAGAGAAATTTGCACAGGGCAACAGTTGTAGTTCACTGCGTGAATTATGCAACAATTGTAATCCCAGTTCAGATGGAAAACCTACTTGCCCTCTTGTCAGGTTTACCACACCACTTCAATTGGGACCCTTAGTCGCTAGAACATTTCCATCCTCATTGGCATAATTTAGAGGACTCTtttaatgtggcttttttaagcaACCTTACTCACTTACGTTCCAGGTCGTTCCTGCTCCTTGGTTAATTTTTTTAGAAGAAAGTGCTTAGAAGCTCTTGTATCCTGCCCCATTCAAAACCTCAGAATACAATATGATAAACAAAAAGCAGCGTATAGGTGGCACATTCGAAAAGTTGGCGATGAGTGGTTGGCCAGATCAAGGAAGAGAAAGAAGTGAGAGGAAGACAGTGGAAAGAGCCTGGTTGAGGTATGAGGAGCAGAAGGGAGAGTGCTATATTTTGACCCTGTTCAGTGCCGAACAGGCAAAGGTGACAATTTCGAGTTCACCCTTTCAAATACTAAATAGTAGATCAGTTCCATTTAGCATGCATCTCTTTGATCTAATTAAAAACCAGGCATGTCAATATCTAGTACTGTTAGTTATTGTTTCATAGGTCTTCTCTTTCACCGGCCACTCTGTTTCCCTGGTTCAGTCCCCCAGGCATAAGTAACTGTACAAAGCACAACCTAGATTTTACTGGCCCTTCCCACCAACctgaatgaccacctgtgtcaggAGGGTCAGACCTAACGTTTCAAAATTATGTAAAGACAATGTAAATGAGTTCTATTGGATTCATTGTATTTAAACGTACCTAGTGTTACAGGAAAATCTGTCTTGGTTATGGCCCTAACTCACCTACGTTGGACACCTCTAAGCTAGTGGTATTTATGCCAATATGTTGTGCTCAAGTGAGGGAAGTGTTGGTCAGTGTCTGCCTTTGCACCAGCACATGCAGTGCTATGGATGAATTCCTCCTGTGATAAGAGCATAGTGTGTCCTTGGGCCACATACTCTATGACAACACATATACAATGCCTGCCACGGAGTGAACTGCCTCTAAACTCATGGTAATACCCATAAAGACATGCTCATTTGCCGTGTCTTGGCTACAGCACTAACGTCAGTCCTGCTGGACCTGGCCCATAGTCCTTCTTTAGTTGGCTGATATTTCTTCTCCGTGATTGGCTTTACCTTCCCCCTTAAGTACCAGGAAGAATATTTAGAATAATTTTAAATTGCAATGATAACATGTAAGTATTTACCTAGGATCATTTTGCCCCTTGGTATGTTTAGGAGAGGTGTCGCCTTCTTATCCATTATGACATGCCGGTTTCCAATTAACGGAACTAGTTCCTCCTCGGAGACTTCTGTAAGGGCTGCCGCCACTGTAGCGACCATCAGAAGCCCTAGGGGCCCCAGGAGTAGGGCAGGAACCAGGCGCATCTTAGAATTCTGCATGAATATAAGAAAGACAGGTAAACATTTGTAAACATTCAGGCTATTATATGTCACTTGATTCTAGGACATAAAGGGGGTAATTCTAAGtctgacttccccctccgaaataccgctccgcggtcgaaagaccgcggagggtattctaagtttttccctgggctggcgggcggtcgccaaaagaccgcccgccagcccagggaaaaactcccttcccacgaggatgccggctcgtaatcgagccggcggagtgggaaggtgcgacgggtgctgttgcacccgtcgcgtatttcactgtctgccaagcagacagtgaaatacttgtaggggccctcttacgggggcccctgcagtgcccatgccagtggcatgggcactgcaggggcccccaggggccccgcgacccccccctaccgccatccggttcccagcgggcggaccgccgggaactggatggcggtagggggggtcggaatcccctcggcggcgcagctagctgcgccgccttggaggattccatagggcggcggtacactggcggg is a window encoding:
- the LOC138285089 gene encoding fibrinogen-like protein 1-like protein; translated protein: MRLVPALLLGPLGLLMVATVAAALTEVSEEELVPLIGNRHVIMDKKATPLLNIPRGKMILEYFPKDCRDAYLRGQRSSGLYVIKPKFGPPLIVYCDLLTDGGGWTVLLRNNRDEQLQWSQPWDFYKFGFGNPTGNHRLGNEFIYLLTRQNGFSVRFSIVDSKGQTRNADYHSFRVDSERNGYALRLGDYSGNAGDALTVMNETGVHDNMKFTTNDLDNDRWKRNCAEENEGGWWYDSCQSALLSSDLGIYWSGLCDRSNPCRSATIMIQPNKKNCEADNNPNVGVPPVHLPKMQ